The genomic interval AGACGTAGTATTCGAACAAGGAAAACCAAAAGGCGGAATAATAGGCGCATCAGGCCTACTACTCGGAATAAAAACCAAAAAACAAATACCAGCAGCCTGCCTAATGGGAGAAACATCAGGATACATCGTAGACCCAGCAAGCGCCCAAAAAATACTAAGAACCATAAGCAAACTACTCAACATAGAAATCGACACAAAAGAACTCGAAGAAAGAGCAAATGAAATGGAAGAAGTAGTATCAAAAATAAAACAAAAACACCAAGAACAACAACAACCACAACCAACAGGCGACGACCTCCGATACATAGGATAAAAAACCCAAAACAAAAAAAGGGGTCAAACATGGAAATCAAAAACTGCAGAAAATGCCAACTACACAAAAACAGAACAAACATAGTAACAGGCCATGGCCCCACAAACGCCGAAACAATGCTAATAGGCGAAGCACCAGGAAAACAAGAAGACAAACAATCCAAACCATTCGTAGGCAAAGCAGGAAAAATACTAACACAAACACTAGAAAACACAGGAATACAAAAAAACAACCTATACATAACAAACGTAATAAAATGCCGACCACCCAAAAACAGAGACCCAAACAAAAAAGAAATGGAAGCCTGCAAACAACACCTACAAACACAAATCAAACAAATCAACCCCACATACATAATCTGCCTAGGAAGAATCGCCTCCAAACAACTAACAGGCAAAAACATAAAACTCAAAAACAAACACGGAACATTCCTACGAACAACCAAAGAATACGGAAAAAAGAAAGCCTACATAACATACCACCCAGCAGCAACAATATACAACAAAAAACTAAAACAAACAATAAAAAAAGACCTACAAAAATTCAAACAAATACAAACACTAGGCCAAACACAAAACTAAAAACAAAAACCAACCAAACAAAACCAACAAAAAATAAAATAAAATAAAATAAAATATAGTTTGTGTTTAAGAGAAATTTTTTAGTTTTCTCTTCTCTTTTTTGTTCTGTTTCTTTAGGTATATATTGATTTTTAACCGATTGTGATGGTTATTTTGAATAGATTTTGAGTTAGCAATATTAAGAATAACAATCCAACGATTATTTTGAAGTTGTTGTCTATATCTTTGAATATATAGCTCTTACCTAATGATCCTAAAACTCCATCTGCAAATATCAATGCAGAGAAAAATAAGACCAGTAAACTACCAAACAATGCAATAATATCTATCAAAACCACCTATCTAACGCATAATTAATTAAAAACATTATAACTTCCATATAAGGATTATATTCTATTTATAACTTTCTATAGTAGTTTTTAGACTAAAAAAATGATTAAAAAGTTTGATCGAAAAATAAATAAAAAAAGGAGTGGAGATAGGTTCTATCTTTCTTGGTAAAATTTATTTTTTTAGGGTTTTTTGGTGTTGGGTTTTTTATTATATCATTGGGTTTAGTTGTAGGTTTTTGTCTGTTTTTTGTATGGATTTTGTTGGGTTTTTTTCGAGTTTTGTCATTGCGCGGATTGCGTCTATGTTTTCTGGTACTACGTCGGATTCTTGGTGTACTGCTTGGAAGTAGTATAGTTCGTTGTTTTTGATGACTATTGATTCTTTCCAGACTGGTATTTCCCATACGTCGTTTCTTGGTCTGTTTGCGTCTCTTGCTAGTTCTATTATTTGGGCGGTTGATTCGATGCCATGTTCTTCGGTGACTAGGGTTACTCTTGGTGTTTCTTCGAGTGTTTTGATTATGTCTTCAGGTTTTGTGTTTTTGTTTTTGAGTTCTATGTTTATTGAGTGGAAGTGCATTATTGTTGTTGGTACTTTTACTGCTGTTGTATCGATTTCTATGTCTGGTATCACTGTCATTACGTCGGGGCCGTGGTGGCTTGGTACTTTCATTTTGGGTTTTATGGCGTTTATTGGTCCACGGTTGTCCTGTTTGGGGTCGCCTCCTCGCCTTATCATTGTGGCTCGGACTTTGTTGATTCCGTATTGTTTTTTGATTGGGTATAGTGTTCTGCATAAAGCGGTTGTGTTGCATGAGACGACTCTTGTTTGGTCTCGTCCATATGCTTCTTCGTAGTTCACTAGTGAGTTGAAGGAGAAATCAGCTACTTGATGGTCTTCTCCACCTTGGTATATCGCTTTGACTCCAGCTTTTTTATATAGTTCACTGTTTTTCGCTCCTACTCCACCGGGTGTGCAGTCAACTATTATGTCAGATTCGTCTATAAGGTCGTTTAGGTCTCCTTCTACATCCATTCCTTTGTCTCTGAACTCTGAAATCCTATCTGGTATTGCGCAATACAATGGGTATCCTCGATCTAAAGCTAGTTTGCTTTCATAGTTAGGAGATGTTTTTGAAACACCAACTATCTCCATGTCGTTTTGAAGTGAAACAGCATCAGCTATTCTTTTACCTATAGTTCCAAAACCATTTATTCCAACTTTACAATTCATGAAAAACCTCCAAAATACAGAAATCTCTTAAATACACAACAACTATTCGATTTTACATCAATTTAACTCTTTTTTACCTACAGAGGAATTAGAAACAACAATTGTATTCGATAACTAATATACCAGAAATAGTTTTGTCATGAAACTTAATTAATTACCTAAAAACACAAATAATTTTAAAAAAATTATGTTAAGTATTTGTTTGTTTAAAATTGGTTTGTTCAGAATGGGTTTGTTCAGAATGGCTGGATATCTTTATAAACCTAAACTGGTTGGTTTAAATATGAATGTGGTTTAAAAAATGAATATTAATGTTAGAGATAAATTTCCTTTAACCGAGAGGGTTGTGTATCTTGATAATGCTGCAACAAGTTTAACTCCGACACCCGTGTTGCAGGAGATGAATGGGTACTACAACGAGTATTGTGCAAATGTTGATCGTGGGGTTCATCATCTATCGAAACTTGCATCACATCGATATAAAGATGCTCACAAAAAAATCGGTGAGTTTATTGGCTGCAATGAAAACGAGGTTGTTTTAACAAAGAATACAACTGAGGCGATAAACCAGGTTGCCTGCGGCCTTGATTGGAGTAAAGGGGACCATGTTATCACAACTGTGATGGAGCATCACTCCAATTTTGTACCTTGGTTAAGGTTGAAGGAAAAAGGAGTTGAAGTAGACATAGTTGGTATAAAAAACGGTGCTGTGGATATCAACGAGGTTAGAGAAAAAATAAAATCCAAAACAAGGTTAATCGCTGTCTGTCATGCATCAAACGTCTTAGGAACAATAAATCCTATTGAAGAAATAGGAGAGATCTGTAGAGAAAACGATATCTATTATCTGGTTGATGGAGCTCAATCAACCCCTCACATACCAATAGACGTAGCTAAATATAACTGCGATTTTTTCTGTTTCTCTGGACATAAAATGCTAGGACCTACAGGAATCGGTGTTCTATATTGCAAACAACAACATCTTGATAAAATCAAACCACTTCTAGTTGGCGGTGGAAACGTCTCCAACGTCACCGAAAAAACATTTGATCTAAAAAAAGGACATAAAGGAATTGAAAGTGGAACACCACATATCGCCGGAGCTATCGGCCTAACCAAAGCAATCGAAATACTGAACAAAATAGGCCTTAAAAAAATCCAGAAACACGAACAAAAACTAAACAAAATACTAATCGAAGAACTCGCTGAAATAAACAGTATAGATATACTATATCCAGATATAGATCGGACAGGAGTAATATCATTCAACATAGAAGGACAAGACCCACACCAAACCGCAATACACCTAGACCAAAAAAACATAATCGTAAGGTCAGGAAACCACTGCTCACAACCATTAGTAGAACACCACAACTACAACAAAATACTCCGAACCTCAAACTACCTCTACAACACCGAACAAGAAATAAAAAAACTCACACAAACAATCAAAAAAACAATATAAAACCCCAACCCAAGTGAAAAAATGAACCAAACAACAAACCAAAAAAACATAAAAATTAGAAAAGCACGAGAAAGCGACGCAGAAAAAACCGCCCCACTAATACTAGACGCCTTCGATACCGAAAAAGAACTATTGGGTAAAACCAAAGAAGAAAGAATCAAAACTATTGAAAAAATGTGGCTATGTTGCAACCCTTTTGAGTTTGGTTGGTGTTTTAAGGTTTAATGGGGCGAGATAGTTTATTGTTTTTTCTATGTTTTGTACTAGGCATTTTACTGTTATTTCTCTGAACTGTTTCCACCATGATCTTGAGCTGACGTGGGAGCCGTACTTCCTCTTCAATGAGGAGTTCATACATTCGTTTATGTTTCTCCTCCCGTAGTCTTCAAGCTCCTTGTTAAGCTTTTTGTGCTCCTCTGTGAACTCCTTATATTTTATAACTGGTGTTACATTCTTCTCGAGGCATAGCTCTCTTAACTTTTGGTCGTCGTATCCCTTGTCCCCTAAAAGGACGTCTATAAGTTTGGAGTTTCTTCTAACGATCTGTGGAGCTATCTTTGTGTCATGCTTCCTTGTTGTCGTTACATGAAGGTCAACTATCGCTCCCTTTACATCTACGAGGAGCGTCGTCTTCAACGAACTTAACTTCATTTTGGTTCTCTCTGTGTAATGGCGTGATGCATAGCTTCTGTCGAACCCTGAGGCATCGATACCTGCAGCACCAGAAAGATCCAGCTTCTTTATGGACAATCTTAGGAGAGTTCTCCATATCTTCATCGAAAGTTTATTGAATGCTCTACAGAGTGTTGAAGGGTGAGGGATCTCGTCTAGGTTGAGTTCGCTTCTAATACGAATCATCTCTACAGCTTCGTCAGCAATCTCTCTATAGGTGTCCTCCTTCTTTATTTTTAGACAGATGAGGACAGCATGCTGCCTCAAACTGTAGTCTTTTCTTGAGTATTTGGAAGAATATCTTGGAACCTTTCTAGCTACCAAACATTTAATCTCTTCAACAAATCTGTAAAGCTCTGTCTCAGGAAGCTCATCCAAATCTAACTCCAACTGCAATTATCCCATCCCCAAACCTATTTCTTACCGAAAGTTCAAGTAAGTTCCGAAAAAGGTTGCAACAGAGCCAAAAATGTTCAAAAAACCCAAAAACCGCGTAACATACAAAAACACATACATAGCAGAAACAA from Methanonatronarchaeum thermophilum carries:
- a CDS encoding uracil-DNA glycosylase, with protein sequence MEIKNCRKCQLHKNRTNIVTGHGPTNAETMLIGEAPGKQEDKQSKPFVGKAGKILTQTLENTGIQKNNLYITNVIKCRPPKNRDPNKKEMEACKQHLQTQIKQINPTYIICLGRIASKQLTGKNIKLKNKHGTFLRTTKEYGKKKAYITYHPAATIYNKKLKQTIKKDLQKFKQIQTLGQTQN
- a CDS encoding type II glyceraldehyde-3-phosphate dehydrogenase; translation: MNCKVGINGFGTIGKRIADAVSLQNDMEIVGVSKTSPNYESKLALDRGYPLYCAIPDRISEFRDKGMDVEGDLNDLIDESDIIVDCTPGGVGAKNSELYKKAGVKAIYQGGEDHQVADFSFNSLVNYEEAYGRDQTRVVSCNTTALCRTLYPIKKQYGINKVRATMIRRGGDPKQDNRGPINAIKPKMKVPSHHGPDVMTVIPDIEIDTTAVKVPTTIMHFHSINIELKNKNTKPEDIIKTLEETPRVTLVTEEHGIESTAQIIELARDANRPRNDVWEIPVWKESIVIKNNELYYFQAVHQESDVVPENIDAIRAMTKLEKNPTKSIQKTDKNLQLNPMI
- a CDS encoding aminotransferase class V-fold PLP-dependent enzyme; the encoded protein is MNINVRDKFPLTERVVYLDNAATSLTPTPVLQEMNGYYNEYCANVDRGVHHLSKLASHRYKDAHKKIGEFIGCNENEVVLTKNTTEAINQVACGLDWSKGDHVITTVMEHHSNFVPWLRLKEKGVEVDIVGIKNGAVDINEVREKIKSKTRLIAVCHASNVLGTINPIEEIGEICRENDIYYLVDGAQSTPHIPIDVAKYNCDFFCFSGHKMLGPTGIGVLYCKQQHLDKIKPLLVGGGNVSNVTEKTFDLKKGHKGIESGTPHIAGAIGLTKAIEILNKIGLKKIQKHEQKLNKILIEELAEINSIDILYPDIDRTGVISFNIEGQDPHQTAIHLDQKNIIVRSGNHCSQPLVEHHNYNKILRTSNYLYNTEQEIKKLTQTIKKTI
- a CDS encoding IS5 family transposase, producing the protein MDELPETELYRFVEEIKCLVARKVPRYSSKYSRKDYSLRQHAVLICLKIKKEDTYREIADEAVEMIRIRSELNLDEIPHPSTLCRAFNKLSMKIWRTLLRLSIKKLDLSGAAGIDASGFDRSYASRHYTERTKMKLSSLKTTLLVDVKGAIVDLHVTTTRKHDTKIAPQIVRRNSKLIDVLLGDKGYDDQKLRELCLEKNVTPVIKYKEFTEEHKKLNKELEDYGRRNINECMNSSLKRKYGSHVSSRSWWKQFREITVKCLVQNIEKTINYLAPLNLKTPTKLKRVAT